From the genome of Mixophyes fleayi isolate aMixFle1 chromosome 2, aMixFle1.hap1, whole genome shotgun sequence, one region includes:
- the MRPS17 gene encoding small ribosomal subunit protein uS17m: MSGVRVTMHANWIVGKVIGTKMKKTAKVRVTRMVLDSYLLKYYNKRKTYFAHDAEQQCTVGDIVLLKALPERRSKNVKHELSEIIFKVGRVVDPLTGKLCAGSKFLESLEDVNVNDLHEQLQSLNISAGTSEEKKIDS, encoded by the exons ATGTCGGGTGTACGTGTCACTATGCATGCCAACTGGATCGTGGGAAAAGTCATAGGGACAAAGatgaaaaaaactgcaaaagtcAGAGTGACAAGAATGGTGCTGGATTCCTACTTGTTAAAG TATTACAACAAGAGGAAGACCTATTTTGCTCATGATGCTGAGCAGCAGTGCACAGTAGGAGATATTGTGCTGCTGAAAGCTTTGCCTGAAAGAAGGAGCAAGAATGTCAAACATGAACTGTCTGAAATCATTTTCAAAGTGGGCAGAGTGGTCGACCCCCTGACGGGGAAGCTGTGTGCGGGCAGCAAATTTCTAGAAAGTTTGGAGGACGTTAATGTGAACGACCTTCATGAACAGCTTCAGAGTCTCAATATTTCAGCGGGGACAAGTGAAGAGAAGAAGATTGATTCTTGA